The Oryzias latipes chromosome 4, ASM223467v1 genome includes a window with the following:
- the LOC101163238 gene encoding interferon-induced protein with tetratricopeptide repeats 1-like: MSSSQTLSKLEALECHFTWVKETTRSQLLRMRVRLEDIGTDEGNFWLGSIYNLWGFVLYELGSSKDGHQYFRKATETLQRLRKEDEGPWLMVNYGNLAWLHHHLGEEAKSQDYLSKVEALKSKFSSPSQDELHPEIYAEKAWTLMKFGKDNQLLAADYFQRSFKMQPDMVQWQSSRVIVLASAAKHSDTGLSDDLMQEIRTAREQDPENLYVAAVELKERSNKGESVKDEAETLGQKILLQPVSSYSGLKPLLRLYRELGSLDKAIVLTEEALERHPDERYLKRCASLCYKWKVLRFTADQADQRTIERAIKLHDEVIDLYPDSSFVKKIDLACVQAKSSQGREIAYQMFQDLLARRDLDSDDKQLLYYNYARYLHFDRQDSNESIRYHMKSAKIQNSTFYGKLSVKILQKICKRGRSRMCTEIRTFLENLPEDNSE; encoded by the coding sequence TTCTTCTCAGACTCTGTCCAAACTGGAGGCCCTGGAGTGTCACTTCACCTGGGTCAAGGAAACCACCAGATCACAGCTGTTGCGCATGAGGGTCCGGCTTGAGGACATTGGGACAGATGAGGGAAATTTTTGGTTGGGTTCCATTTACAACTTGTGGGGGTTTGTCCTCTATGAGCTGGGCTCTAGCAAAGACGGCCATCAGTACTTCAGAAAGGCCACAGAAACCTTACAACGGCTGAGGAAGGAAGATGAGGGTCCCTGGCTGATGGTGAACTATGGAAATCTAGCCTGGCTGCACCATCATCTTGGAGAAGAGGCAAAGAGTCAAGATTACTTGTCAAAGGTTGAAGCTCTCAAAAGTAAATTCTCATCTCCATCCCAGGATGAGCTCCACCCAGAGATCTACGCTGAAAAAGCCTGGACTCTGATGAAGTTTGGTAAAGATAATCAGCTGCTAGCTGCAGATTACTTTCAGAGATCCTTCAAGATGCAGCCAGACATGGTGCAGTGGCAGTCCAGCCGTGTGATTGTACTGGCTAGTGCTGCTAAGCACAGTGACACAGGCCTGAGTGATGACCTAATGCAGGAAATTAGAACAGCCCGAGAGCAGGATCCAGAGAATCTGTACGTGGCTGCTGTGGAGCTTAAGGAAAGAAGCAATAAAGGAGAATCAGTGAAAGATGAGGCGGAGACGCTGGGTCAAAAGATCCTTCTGCAGCCTGTCAGCAGCTACAGTGGCCTGAAACCCCTCCTGAGGCTGTACAGGGAGCTGGGCTCGCTGGATAAGGCCATCGTTCTGACAGAGGAGGCCTTGGAGCGGCATCCTGATGAGCGCTACCTGAAGAGATGCGCCTCTCTCTGCTACAAATGGAAAGTCCTCAGGTTCACAGCTGATCAAGCAGACCAACGTACGATTGAGAGAGCCATAAAGCTGCATGATGAGGTCATTGATCTTTACCCAGACTCATCATTTGTGAAGAAGATTGACCTGGCATGTGTTCAGGCAAAGTCGAGTCAGGGCCGTGAGATAGCATACCAGATGTTCCAAGACCTGCTTGCAAGGAGAGACCTGGATTCTGATGACAAGCAGCTGCTATACTACAACTACGCCAGATACCTCCACTTCGACCGTCAGGACAGTAATGAGTCCATTCGGTATCACATGAAGTCAGCAAAGATTCAAAACAGTACATTTTATGGGAAACTAAGCGTCAAAATCCTCCAGAAAATATGCAAGAGAGGAAGGAGCAGGATGTGCACAGAAATCAGGACGTTTCTGGAAAACCTACCAGAAGACAATTCTGAATGA
- the LOC110014043 gene encoding interferon-induced protein with tetratricopeptide repeats 1-like isoform X1, which yields MSSSSQTLSKLEALECHFTWVKDTTRSQLLHRRVQLEDIGTDEGNFWLTSIYNLWGFVLYELGSSKEAHKYFRKATETLQRLRKEDEGPWLMVNYGNLAWLHHHLGEEAESQDYLSKVEALKSKFPSPSQDELHPEIYAEKAWTLMKFGRDNQRLAADYFQRSFKMQPDMVQWQSSRVIALASAAKHSDTGLSGDLMQEIRTAREQDPENLYVAAVELKERGKKGESVKNEAETLGQKILLQPVSSYSGLKPLLRLHRELGSLDKAIVLTEEALEKHPDERYLKRCAALCYKWKVLRGRGNQADQRTIKRAIKLHEEVVDLYPDSSLVKKIDLAYVQAKSSHGRTIAYQMFQDLLARRDLDSEDKQLLYYNYARYLNFERQDRNKSVRYYMKSAEIPNRSFYGKLSVKMLQKICERGRSRMCPKIREFLENLPDDDSE from the exons ATGAG CAGTTCTTCTCAGACTCTCTCCAAACTGGAGGCCCTGGAGTGTCACTTCACCTGGGTCAAGGATACCACCAGATCACAGCTGTTGCACAGGAGGGTCCAGCTTGAGGACATTGGGACAGATGAGGGAAACTTTTGGTTGACTTCCATTTACAACTTGTGGGGGTTTGTCCTCTACGAGCTCGGCTCTAGCAAAGAAGCCCATAAGTACTTCAGAAAGGCCACAGAAACCTTACAGCGGCTGAGGAAGGAAGATGAGGGTCCCTGGCTGATGGTGAACTATGGAAATCTAGCCTGGCTGCACCATCATCTAGGAGAAGAGGCAGAGAGTCAAGATTACTTGTCAAAGGTTGAAGCTCTCAAAAGTAAATTCCCATCTCCATCCCAGGATGAGCTCCACCCAGAGATCTACGCTGAGAAAGCCTGGACTCTGATGAAGTTTGGTAGAGATAATCAGCGTTTAGCTGCAGATTACTTTCAGAGATCCTTCAAGATGCAGCCAGACATGGTGCAGTGGCAGTCCAGCCGTGTGATTGCACTGGCCAGTGCTGCTAAGCACAGTGACACAGGCCTAAGTGGTGACCTAATGCAGGAAATTAGAACAGCCCGAGAGCAGGATCCAGAGAATCTGTACGTGGCTGCTGTGGAGCTTAAGGAAAGAGGCAAAAAAGGAGAATCAGTGAAAAATGAGGCGGAGACGCTGGGTCAGAAGATCCTTCTGCAGCCTGTCAGCAGCTACAGTGGCCTTAAACCCCTCCTGAGGCTGCACAGGGAGCTGGGCTCGCTGGATAAGGCCATCGTTCTGACAGAGGAGGCCTTGGAGAAGCATCCTGATGAGCGCTACCTGAAGAGATGCGCTGCACTCTGCTACAAATGGAAAGTCCTCAGGGGCAGGGGTAATCAAGCAGACCAACGTACGATTAAGAGAGCCATAAAGCTGCATGAGGAGGTCGTTGATCTCTATCCAGACTCGTCATTGGTGAAGAAGATTGACCTGGCATATGTTCAGGCAAAGTCGAGTCATGGCCGCACAATAGCATACCAGATGTTCCAAGACCTGCTCGCAAGGAGAGACCTGGATTCTGAAGACAAACAGCTGCTATACTACAACTATGCCAGATACCTCAACTTCGAGCGTCAGGACAGGAACAAGTCTGTTCGGTACTACATGAAGTCAGCAGAAATTCCAAACAGGAGTTTCTATGGGAAACTAAGCGTCAAAATGCTCCAGAAAATATGTGAGAGAGGAAGGAGCAGGATGTGCCCAAAAATCAGGGAGTTTCTGGAAAACCTGCCAGATGATGATTCTGAATGA
- the LOC110014043 gene encoding interferon-induced protein with tetratricopeptide repeats 1-like isoform X2, translating into MSSSQTLSKLEALECHFTWVKDTTRSQLLHRRVQLEDIGTDEGNFWLTSIYNLWGFVLYELGSSKEAHKYFRKATETLQRLRKEDEGPWLMVNYGNLAWLHHHLGEEAESQDYLSKVEALKSKFPSPSQDELHPEIYAEKAWTLMKFGRDNQRLAADYFQRSFKMQPDMVQWQSSRVIALASAAKHSDTGLSGDLMQEIRTAREQDPENLYVAAVELKERGKKGESVKNEAETLGQKILLQPVSSYSGLKPLLRLHRELGSLDKAIVLTEEALEKHPDERYLKRCAALCYKWKVLRGRGNQADQRTIKRAIKLHEEVVDLYPDSSLVKKIDLAYVQAKSSHGRTIAYQMFQDLLARRDLDSEDKQLLYYNYARYLNFERQDRNKSVRYYMKSAEIPNRSFYGKLSVKMLQKICERGRSRMCPKIREFLENLPDDDSE; encoded by the exons ATGAG TTCTTCTCAGACTCTCTCCAAACTGGAGGCCCTGGAGTGTCACTTCACCTGGGTCAAGGATACCACCAGATCACAGCTGTTGCACAGGAGGGTCCAGCTTGAGGACATTGGGACAGATGAGGGAAACTTTTGGTTGACTTCCATTTACAACTTGTGGGGGTTTGTCCTCTACGAGCTCGGCTCTAGCAAAGAAGCCCATAAGTACTTCAGAAAGGCCACAGAAACCTTACAGCGGCTGAGGAAGGAAGATGAGGGTCCCTGGCTGATGGTGAACTATGGAAATCTAGCCTGGCTGCACCATCATCTAGGAGAAGAGGCAGAGAGTCAAGATTACTTGTCAAAGGTTGAAGCTCTCAAAAGTAAATTCCCATCTCCATCCCAGGATGAGCTCCACCCAGAGATCTACGCTGAGAAAGCCTGGACTCTGATGAAGTTTGGTAGAGATAATCAGCGTTTAGCTGCAGATTACTTTCAGAGATCCTTCAAGATGCAGCCAGACATGGTGCAGTGGCAGTCCAGCCGTGTGATTGCACTGGCCAGTGCTGCTAAGCACAGTGACACAGGCCTAAGTGGTGACCTAATGCAGGAAATTAGAACAGCCCGAGAGCAGGATCCAGAGAATCTGTACGTGGCTGCTGTGGAGCTTAAGGAAAGAGGCAAAAAAGGAGAATCAGTGAAAAATGAGGCGGAGACGCTGGGTCAGAAGATCCTTCTGCAGCCTGTCAGCAGCTACAGTGGCCTTAAACCCCTCCTGAGGCTGCACAGGGAGCTGGGCTCGCTGGATAAGGCCATCGTTCTGACAGAGGAGGCCTTGGAGAAGCATCCTGATGAGCGCTACCTGAAGAGATGCGCTGCACTCTGCTACAAATGGAAAGTCCTCAGGGGCAGGGGTAATCAAGCAGACCAACGTACGATTAAGAGAGCCATAAAGCTGCATGAGGAGGTCGTTGATCTCTATCCAGACTCGTCATTGGTGAAGAAGATTGACCTGGCATATGTTCAGGCAAAGTCGAGTCATGGCCGCACAATAGCATACCAGATGTTCCAAGACCTGCTCGCAAGGAGAGACCTGGATTCTGAAGACAAACAGCTGCTATACTACAACTATGCCAGATACCTCAACTTCGAGCGTCAGGACAGGAACAAGTCTGTTCGGTACTACATGAAGTCAGCAGAAATTCCAAACAGGAGTTTCTATGGGAAACTAAGCGTCAAAATGCTCCAGAAAATATGTGAGAGAGGAAGGAGCAGGATGTGCCCAAAAATCAGGGAGTTTCTGGAAAACCTGCCAGATGATGATTCTGAATGA